A genome region from Crossiella equi includes the following:
- a CDS encoding sugar-binding domain-containing protein codes for MSPSRLRPVALAAALAVLTGTVTSLSPPPAAAAEAVRTVTGQVRDAVSGQPVAGAVVHAAAEKSSVRTGADGRFTLSAVPVNTVGVVAAKQGYSFRWLPLEERGNTSVTLRLDRETEQNQPHPDYPRPDVDRRAGADGKWLNLNGTWSLGFDPQNVGLDQGWANGREWEHAVRVPFSYTSLAGVGEEARANNQVYASQFEANRGAAWYQRQFTVPRDWPADRDVLLRFGAVEWNATVFLDGAKRAEHDGGYSPFDVDLGRLAPGSTHSLVVRSFAPDNSERTPYPQGKQMGWYADTAGIWQTVWLEPADAARLDTVHVSPKLTFDGDRLTSAKAEVAITGNAAAKGSQVKVTVREQAGRPGAQSQGLNLPKPVEPKAGRVVASTTTTLGEGTATSTVDVPEARLWSPDTPWLYQVQVELSGPGGRDALHTWTGLRTVSRDWAPGHSPAEQSNPKEQYQYLHLNNKPVYLRSALDQAFNPWGVYSYTGLYQGADLRAGSVADPRKGSVLFDLALAKQLGLNSTRLHIKINDPLYYHWADVMGLMVWYDQPNFGYRGYQEQAEKLFEGVLHDAVKRDYNHASIVIWDVFNEGWGIANPDSTILEHAKPWIERMVQLAKQLTKGGRLIVDNSPCCDNHHPSESTDLLDFHGYLSTWDEWKSNVDNYVNNTYPGSSFNMEEGKKQAGQPLMNSEFGPWSGGREKDQDVSAPFRYTTELFRNQPKMNGYLFTELADIEWEWNGWSAYDRTLQIPGYLDAEGEQGGVHLANADDVLLFDARPVQRITPGQQLSLTAKSSLFSGRDVSGTQLRWRISGTDATGTPLRPTAWQQRPVSPKKYTTTDLGKVEVTVPGGLTSGRLDIQLVRGRDVLATGQTFLADWSAATDRATVLGEQRTSPSRVAGTVRLDPAAATAKWPQGHDTFRNDGSSATWGYGDGEFQWTVDLPDELRDGRWNNSQLVVEASASRPGMPRTRFPQTSERRYPTEFRASVDGVSTKSVVLPDDPADARGSLSNESGFDPGQYGYRVVLELDARKLKEAAKDGKFTVSLAGAGGGLTVLGPRTGRYGISPQLVFSQGRGVAGPELTKPEGYIGTTEGAGVSTHFVPGALKNGQPTQASVLVVNDSPRTVRQVRPELVLPAGWRAEPVGAVSTVDLRPGESAVARFRLVPGSVGEVTVTTRAFYTGEAGRAVVDEPWLVTVPVPEPSEANYPRRTVLDGFDSDTSAGYRSYQPFGGEVAPAPTVSESKLKVTSATPFFSMIGSEVAPGSNPAVTIVEVGQLAGGNMRENSLFTGLVKDQGTYVVAWYNHFRKQAGFDVRLNGEFLAGNPTARLDLQPGDKFALVVSGRTLTIFHGRDGQWTEVRTGSVDPRLNLGDPTVLAQFRHGLAMRGDGGTVSVESFEGRTR; via the coding sequence ATGTCCCCATCCCGCTTGCGCCCGGTCGCCCTGGCCGCGGCGCTGGCCGTGCTGACCGGCACGGTCACCTCGCTATCCCCACCACCGGCCGCGGCGGCCGAAGCCGTCCGCACGGTCACCGGCCAGGTCCGCGACGCGGTCAGCGGCCAGCCCGTCGCCGGGGCGGTGGTGCACGCGGCCGCCGAGAAGTCCAGCGTGCGCACCGGTGCTGACGGCCGGTTCACCCTCTCGGCCGTACCCGTGAACACGGTCGGCGTGGTCGCGGCCAAGCAGGGCTACTCCTTCCGCTGGCTCCCGCTGGAGGAGCGCGGCAACACCTCGGTGACGCTGCGCCTGGACCGGGAGACCGAGCAGAACCAGCCGCACCCGGACTACCCGCGCCCTGACGTGGACCGCCGGGCGGGCGCGGACGGAAAGTGGCTCAACCTCAACGGCACCTGGTCGCTGGGCTTCGACCCGCAGAACGTGGGCCTGGACCAGGGCTGGGCGAACGGCCGCGAGTGGGAGCACGCGGTGCGCGTGCCGTTCAGCTACACCTCGCTGGCCGGGGTCGGCGAGGAGGCGCGGGCCAACAACCAGGTCTATGCCAGCCAGTTCGAGGCCAACCGCGGTGCCGCCTGGTACCAGCGGCAGTTCACCGTGCCGCGCGACTGGCCCGCCGACCGCGACGTGCTGCTGCGCTTCGGCGCGGTCGAGTGGAACGCCACGGTCTTCCTGGACGGGGCCAAGCGCGCCGAGCACGACGGCGGCTACTCGCCCTTCGACGTGGACCTGGGCCGCCTCGCGCCCGGTTCCACGCACTCGCTGGTGGTGCGCTCCTTCGCACCGGACAACAGCGAGCGCACGCCGTACCCGCAGGGCAAGCAGATGGGCTGGTACGCCGACACCGCGGGCATCTGGCAGACGGTGTGGCTGGAACCGGCCGACGCCGCCCGCCTGGACACCGTGCACGTCTCGCCCAAGCTGACCTTCGACGGCGACCGCCTGACCAGCGCCAAGGCCGAGGTCGCGATCACCGGCAACGCGGCGGCCAAGGGCAGCCAGGTCAAGGTCACCGTGCGCGAGCAGGCGGGCCGACCGGGCGCGCAGTCCCAGGGCCTGAACCTGCCCAAGCCGGTCGAGCCCAAGGCGGGCCGCGTGGTCGCCAGCACGACCACCACGCTCGGCGAGGGCACGGCCACCTCCACCGTGGACGTCCCGGAGGCCCGCCTGTGGTCCCCGGACACCCCGTGGCTGTACCAGGTGCAGGTGGAGCTGTCCGGCCCCGGCGGCCGCGACGCGCTGCACACCTGGACCGGTCTGCGCACCGTCTCCCGCGACTGGGCGCCCGGCCACTCCCCGGCCGAGCAGTCCAACCCCAAGGAGCAGTACCAGTACCTGCACCTGAACAACAAGCCGGTGTACCTGCGCTCGGCGCTGGACCAGGCGTTCAACCCGTGGGGCGTGTACTCCTACACCGGCCTCTACCAGGGCGCGGACCTGCGCGCCGGTTCGGTGGCCGACCCGCGCAAGGGCTCAGTGCTCTTCGACCTGGCGCTGGCCAAGCAGCTCGGCCTGAACTCCACGCGCCTGCACATCAAGATCAACGACCCGCTGTACTACCACTGGGCCGACGTGATGGGCCTGATGGTCTGGTACGACCAGCCGAACTTCGGCTACCGCGGTTACCAGGAGCAGGCCGAGAAGCTGTTCGAGGGCGTGCTGCACGACGCGGTCAAGCGCGACTACAACCACGCCTCGATCGTCATCTGGGACGTGTTCAACGAGGGCTGGGGCATCGCCAACCCGGACAGCACGATCCTGGAGCACGCCAAGCCGTGGATCGAGCGCATGGTGCAGCTGGCCAAGCAGCTCACCAAGGGCGGCAGGCTGATCGTGGACAACTCGCCCTGCTGCGACAACCACCACCCCAGTGAGAGCACCGACCTCCTCGACTTCCACGGCTACCTGTCCACCTGGGACGAGTGGAAGTCCAATGTGGACAACTACGTCAACAACACCTACCCCGGCTCCTCCTTCAACATGGAGGAGGGCAAGAAGCAGGCCGGGCAGCCGCTGATGAACTCCGAGTTCGGCCCGTGGTCGGGCGGCCGGGAGAAGGACCAGGACGTCTCCGCGCCGTTCCGCTACACCACCGAGCTGTTCCGCAACCAGCCCAAGATGAACGGCTACCTGTTCACCGAGCTGGCCGACATCGAGTGGGAGTGGAACGGCTGGTCGGCCTACGACCGCACGCTCCAGATCCCCGGCTACCTCGACGCCGAGGGCGAGCAGGGCGGGGTGCACCTGGCCAACGCCGACGACGTGCTGCTCTTCGACGCCCGACCGGTGCAGCGGATCACGCCCGGCCAGCAGCTGTCGCTGACCGCGAAGTCCTCGCTGTTCTCCGGCCGGGACGTCTCCGGCACGCAGCTGCGCTGGCGGATCTCCGGCACCGACGCCACCGGTACGCCGCTGCGGCCGACCGCGTGGCAGCAGCGCCCGGTCTCGCCGAAGAAGTACACCACCACCGACCTGGGCAAGGTCGAGGTCACCGTGCCCGGTGGGCTGACCTCCGGCCGCCTGGACATCCAGCTCGTGCGCGGGCGGGACGTGCTGGCCACCGGTCAGACCTTCCTGGCCGACTGGAGCGCCGCGACCGACCGGGCCACCGTGCTCGGCGAGCAGCGCACCAGCCCGTCGCGGGTGGCGGGCACGGTCCGGCTGGACCCGGCCGCGGCGACCGCGAAGTGGCCGCAGGGTCACGACACCTTCCGCAACGACGGGTCCAGCGCGACCTGGGGTTACGGCGACGGCGAGTTCCAGTGGACCGTGGACCTGCCGGACGAGCTGCGCGACGGCCGGTGGAACAACTCCCAGCTGGTCGTGGAGGCCTCGGCCTCGCGGCCCGGGATGCCGCGCACGCGGTTCCCGCAGACCTCAGAACGCCGCTACCCCACCGAGTTCCGCGCCTCCGTCGACGGGGTGTCCACGAAGTCCGTGGTACTGCCCGACGACCCGGCCGACGCCCGTGGTTCGCTGTCCAACGAGTCCGGGTTCGACCCGGGCCAGTACGGCTACCGCGTCGTGCTGGAGCTGGACGCGCGCAAGCTCAAGGAAGCGGCCAAGGACGGCAAGTTCACCGTGTCCCTGGCGGGTGCGGGCGGTGGCCTGACCGTGCTCGGGCCGCGCACCGGCCGCTACGGCATCAGCCCGCAGCTGGTGTTCTCCCAGGGCCGCGGTGTGGCCGGTCCGGAACTGACCAAGCCCGAGGGCTACATCGGCACCACCGAGGGCGCCGGGGTCAGCACCCACTTCGTCCCCGGGGCGCTGAAGAACGGCCAGCCCACGCAGGCCTCGGTGCTGGTGGTCAACGACTCGCCGCGCACCGTGCGCCAGGTGCGCCCGGAGCTCGTGCTGCCCGCCGGGTGGCGCGCGGAGCCGGTCGGCGCGGTGTCCACTGTGGACCTGCGTCCGGGTGAGTCGGCGGTGGCGCGCTTCCGCTTGGTGCCGGGCAGCGTCGGCGAGGTCACCGTGACCACGCGGGCCTTCTACACCGGCGAGGCCGGGCGCGCGGTGGTGGACGAGCCGTGGCTGGTCACCGTGCCGGTGCCCGAGCCGAGCGAGGCGAACTACCCCAGGCGCACGGTGCTGGACGGCTTCGACAGCGACACCAGCGCGGGCTACCGCAGCTACCAGCCCTTCGGTGGCGAGGTGGCACCCGCGCCTACGGTGTCGGAGTCCAAGCTCAAGGTCACCAGCGCGACGCCGTTCTTCAGCATGATCGGCTCCGAGGTGGCCCCGGGGTCGAACCCGGCGGTGACCATCGTGGAGGTCGGCCAGCTGGCTGGCGGCAACATGCGGGAGAACAGCCTGTTCACCGGGCTGGTGAAGGACCAGGGGACCTACGTGGTGGCCTGGTACAACCACTTCCGCAAGCAGGCCGGGTTCGACGTGCGGCTCAACGGGGAGTTCCTGGCGGGCAACCCGACCGCGCGCCTGGACCTCCAGCCCGGTGACAAGTTCGCCCTCGTGGTGTCCGGGAGGACGCTGACGATCTTCCACGGGCGGGACGGGCAGTGGACCGAGGTGCGCACCGGCTCGGTGGATCCGCGCCTGAACCTCGGTGACCCGACGGTGCTGGCGCAGTTCCGCCACGGCCTGGCCATGCGCGGGGACGGCGGCACGGTGTCCGTGGAGTCCTTCGAGGGCCGGACGCGCTGA